A single window of Salvia splendens isolate huo1 chromosome 6, SspV2, whole genome shotgun sequence DNA harbors:
- the LOC121809426 gene encoding zinc finger BED domain-containing protein RICESLEEPER 1-like isoform X2 has translation MEIINEVPAKKTKRLTSVVWNHFERVRKADAQYAVCVHCKKKLSGSSNSGTTHLRNHLVRCLKRSNFDVSQILSAKRKRNETSQSPLGQSNLAVAAISYDEGRIKDEILNPMPLKFEHEQTKEEAIQTINLGSVKFDQERSRLDLARMIMLHGYPLAMVNHVGFKIFVKNLQPLFDVNNNDGAIEMDCLTIYNKEKHKLYEAIRHFHGRISLAVDMWGSHESAGYVCLTANYIDDDWRLQKKMLNFISLDPSHTDDVLSEVVIKSLTDWAIDHKLFSMTFDDCSAHEIMVFRIKDWLSQNRPFFKDGELFDVRCVTHLLKSIVQEVMEACHDLIHKIRESVRHVKSTQTLLGKFNEIAQQAGISSVRRLVLDSLMQWKSTYLMLESAIEYRGAFSLLQEHDSSYTKALSETEWEWASSIAGFLKFLLDFTTIVVGNKYATANIFFSEICDMHIQLIEWCRSPDDFLSSVALKMKDRFDTYWSKCSLGLAIAAILDPRFKMKLVEYYYGQIYASTAPDRIKEVADGLRELFTEYLMASSSPDQDSVLSGSSLPSTSSASRDKLKGFDKFLYETSQSQSMSSDLEKYLEEPVFPRNCDFSILNWWKVHTPRYPILSVMARDILAISVSTLGPEVAFSNTGRTLDQDHSSLTPDTREALVCGQDWLRMEPEASLALINVHAPLPISTETN, from the exons ATGGAAATAATAAATGAGGTTCCCGCCAAGAAAACAAAAAGGTTGACTTCTGTTGTCTGGAATCATTTTGAAAGAGTCAGGAAGGCAGATGCACAGTATGCTGTTTGCGTCCATTGCAAAAAGAAACTGAGTGGGTCGAGTAACAGTGGTACGACTCATTTGAGGAATCATTTGGTGCGGTGTCTGAAGAGGTCAAATTTTGATGTTTCTCAAATACTTTCTGCAAAGAGGAAGAGAAATGAAACTAGTCAGAGTCCTCTCGGTCAAAGTAATCTTGCTGTAGCAGCCATCAGCTATGACGAAGGTAGAATAAAAGATGAAATCCTCAATCCTATGCCTCTTAAGTTTGAACATGAGCAGACGAAAGAAGAAGCTATCCAAACAATCAATTTGGGAAGTGTTAAATTTGATCAAGAGCGCAGTCGGTTGGATCTTGCTCGAATGATTATGCTACATGGTTATCCCCTGGCAATGGTGAACCATGTTGGATTTAAAATATTTGTCAAGAATCTCCAGCCGTTATTTGATGTTAACAACAATGATGGAGCCATAGAGATGGATTGCCTTACCATCTACAACAAGGAGAAGCATAAGTTGTACGAGGCAATTCGTCATTTTCATGGTAGAATCAGCCTTGCTGTTGACATGTGGGGTTCACATGAAAGTGCTGGATATGTGTGCCTTACTGCTAATTACATTGATGATGACTGGAGACTACAAAAGAAGATGCTTAATTTCATATCATTGGATCCATCTCATACTGATGACGTGCTTTCAGAAGTTGTTATCAAGAGTTTGACAGACTGGGCTATTGATCACAAGTTGTTTTCCATGACATTTGATGATTGTTCTGCCCATGAAATCATGGTGTTCAGGATTAAGGACTGGTTATCCCAGAATAGACCATTTTTCAAGGATGGTGAGTTATTTGATGTTCGATGTGTTACCCATCTTTTGAAGTCCATTGTGCAAGAAGTCATGGAAGCATGCCACGACTTGATACATAAAATTCGTGAGAGTGTAAGGCACGTCAAGAGTACACAAACATTACTTGGAAAATTTAATGAAATCGCTCAACAAGCAGGAATCAGCAGTGTTAGGCGTCTGGTTCTCGACTCTCTGATGCAGTGGAAATCTACGTACCTGATGCTTGAATCGGCAATAGAATACAGGGGTGCCTTTTCTCTTTTGCAAGAGCATGATTCCTCCTACACAAAAGCTTTATCCGAAACAGAGTGGGAATGGGCTAGTTCTATTGCAGGTTTCCTGAAATTTCTTCTTGACTTCACTACCATTGTAGTAGGAAACAAGTATGCAACTGCCAACATATTTTTTTCGGAGATATGTGATATGCACATTCAACTAATTGAGTGGTGTAGGAGCCCTGATGATTTTCTAAGTAGTGTAGCCTTAAAGATGAAAGACAGATTTGACACGTATTGGAGCAAGTGTAGCCTGGGTTTAGCTATTGCAGCAATTCTAGATCCTCGTTTCAAAATGAAGTTGGTCGAGTACTACTATGGACAAATTTATGCCAGCACCGCCCCTGATCGCATTAAAGAAGTTGCTGATGGTCTTAGGGAACTTTTTACTGAATACCTGATGGCTTCATCTTCTCCCGATCAAGATTCAGTTTTATCTGGCAGCAGCTTACCCAGTACCAGCAGTGCTTCTAGAGATAAACTTAAGGGTTTCGACAAGTTCCTGTACGAAACTTCCCAAAGTCAGTCCATGTCATCAGATTTAGAGAAGTACCTAGAGGAGCCCGTATTTCCCCGCAATTGTGATTTCAGCATATTAAATTGGTGGAAAGTTCATACACCAAGGTATCCAATCTTGTCTGTGATGGCGCGTGATATTCTTGCTATCTCCGTGTCTACTCTTGGACCAGAGGTAGCATTCAGCAACACGGGCAGAACACTAGACCAGGATCATAGCTCGCTAACTCCAGATACCAGAGAAGCTTTGGTATGTGGGCAAGACTGGCTGAGAATGGAACCAGAAG CCAGCCTGGCTCTAATCAACGTGCACGCGCCCTTGCCAATTTCAACCGAAACAAATTGA
- the LOC121809426 gene encoding zinc finger BED domain-containing protein RICESLEEPER 1-like isoform X1, with amino-acid sequence MEIINEVPAKKTKRLTSVVWNHFERVRKADAQYAVCVHCKKKLSGSSNSGTTHLRNHLVRCLKRSNFDVSQILSAKRKRNETSQSPLGQSNLAVAAISYDEGRIKDEILNPMPLKFEHEQTKEEAIQTINLGSVKFDQERSRLDLARMIMLHGYPLAMVNHVGFKIFVKNLQPLFDVNNNDGAIEMDCLTIYNKEKHKLYEAIRHFHGRISLAVDMWGSHESAGYVCLTANYIDDDWRLQKKMLNFISLDPSHTDDVLSEVVIKSLTDWAIDHKLFSMTFDDCSAHEIMVFRIKDWLSQNRPFFKDGELFDVRCVTHLLKSIVQEVMEACHDLIHKIRESVRHVKSTQTLLGKFNEIAQQAGISSVRRLVLDSLMQWKSTYLMLESAIEYRGAFSLLQEHDSSYTKALSETEWEWASSIAGFLKFLLDFTTIVVGNKYATANIFFSEICDMHIQLIEWCRSPDDFLSSVALKMKDRFDTYWSKCSLGLAIAAILDPRFKMKLVEYYYGQIYASTAPDRIKEVADGLRELFTEYLMASSSPDQDSVLSGSSLPSTSSASRDKLKGFDKFLYETSQSQSMSSDLEKYLEEPVFPRNCDFSILNWWKVHTPRYPILSVMARDILAISVSTLGPEVAFSNTGRTLDQDHSSLTPDTREALVCGQDWLRMEPEAASLALINVHAPLPISTETN; translated from the exons ATGGAAATAATAAATGAGGTTCCCGCCAAGAAAACAAAAAGGTTGACTTCTGTTGTCTGGAATCATTTTGAAAGAGTCAGGAAGGCAGATGCACAGTATGCTGTTTGCGTCCATTGCAAAAAGAAACTGAGTGGGTCGAGTAACAGTGGTACGACTCATTTGAGGAATCATTTGGTGCGGTGTCTGAAGAGGTCAAATTTTGATGTTTCTCAAATACTTTCTGCAAAGAGGAAGAGAAATGAAACTAGTCAGAGTCCTCTCGGTCAAAGTAATCTTGCTGTAGCAGCCATCAGCTATGACGAAGGTAGAATAAAAGATGAAATCCTCAATCCTATGCCTCTTAAGTTTGAACATGAGCAGACGAAAGAAGAAGCTATCCAAACAATCAATTTGGGAAGTGTTAAATTTGATCAAGAGCGCAGTCGGTTGGATCTTGCTCGAATGATTATGCTACATGGTTATCCCCTGGCAATGGTGAACCATGTTGGATTTAAAATATTTGTCAAGAATCTCCAGCCGTTATTTGATGTTAACAACAATGATGGAGCCATAGAGATGGATTGCCTTACCATCTACAACAAGGAGAAGCATAAGTTGTACGAGGCAATTCGTCATTTTCATGGTAGAATCAGCCTTGCTGTTGACATGTGGGGTTCACATGAAAGTGCTGGATATGTGTGCCTTACTGCTAATTACATTGATGATGACTGGAGACTACAAAAGAAGATGCTTAATTTCATATCATTGGATCCATCTCATACTGATGACGTGCTTTCAGAAGTTGTTATCAAGAGTTTGACAGACTGGGCTATTGATCACAAGTTGTTTTCCATGACATTTGATGATTGTTCTGCCCATGAAATCATGGTGTTCAGGATTAAGGACTGGTTATCCCAGAATAGACCATTTTTCAAGGATGGTGAGTTATTTGATGTTCGATGTGTTACCCATCTTTTGAAGTCCATTGTGCAAGAAGTCATGGAAGCATGCCACGACTTGATACATAAAATTCGTGAGAGTGTAAGGCACGTCAAGAGTACACAAACATTACTTGGAAAATTTAATGAAATCGCTCAACAAGCAGGAATCAGCAGTGTTAGGCGTCTGGTTCTCGACTCTCTGATGCAGTGGAAATCTACGTACCTGATGCTTGAATCGGCAATAGAATACAGGGGTGCCTTTTCTCTTTTGCAAGAGCATGATTCCTCCTACACAAAAGCTTTATCCGAAACAGAGTGGGAATGGGCTAGTTCTATTGCAGGTTTCCTGAAATTTCTTCTTGACTTCACTACCATTGTAGTAGGAAACAAGTATGCAACTGCCAACATATTTTTTTCGGAGATATGTGATATGCACATTCAACTAATTGAGTGGTGTAGGAGCCCTGATGATTTTCTAAGTAGTGTAGCCTTAAAGATGAAAGACAGATTTGACACGTATTGGAGCAAGTGTAGCCTGGGTTTAGCTATTGCAGCAATTCTAGATCCTCGTTTCAAAATGAAGTTGGTCGAGTACTACTATGGACAAATTTATGCCAGCACCGCCCCTGATCGCATTAAAGAAGTTGCTGATGGTCTTAGGGAACTTTTTACTGAATACCTGATGGCTTCATCTTCTCCCGATCAAGATTCAGTTTTATCTGGCAGCAGCTTACCCAGTACCAGCAGTGCTTCTAGAGATAAACTTAAGGGTTTCGACAAGTTCCTGTACGAAACTTCCCAAAGTCAGTCCATGTCATCAGATTTAGAGAAGTACCTAGAGGAGCCCGTATTTCCCCGCAATTGTGATTTCAGCATATTAAATTGGTGGAAAGTTCATACACCAAGGTATCCAATCTTGTCTGTGATGGCGCGTGATATTCTTGCTATCTCCGTGTCTACTCTTGGACCAGAGGTAGCATTCAGCAACACGGGCAGAACACTAGACCAGGATCATAGCTCGCTAACTCCAGATACCAGAGAAGCTTTGGTATGTGGGCAAGACTGGCTGAGAATGGAACCAGAAG CAGCCAGCCTGGCTCTAATCAACGTGCACGCGCCCTTGCCAATTTCAACCGAAACAAATTGA